TAATTGCTCATTAGTGAGAAAAATAACCTGAATATTTTCTTGACTAACAATAGTTACTTGCTGTTTTCGAGTTTGTAGCATATTTGCTATAACCAGCTAGAGAAAAAACAATTAGAATATGTATAAAGAAACTGTGAATTTTTtggtgaaataattgaaattacttACATTATGTTTGTATCTATTGAGTGCATTTCTAGCTTTTGCAATTAAAAGGTTTTCGTCAGTTTCCAATTTAAAAGACACTACATATGCTCGTGGAACCCACAGACTTACTAAAGGCGCTAGTACTTTAGGTACTAATTGAAGCGCTATCGTTTGCGGTTCTTCCGAAGAAATTTTGTGAACAGcctgaaaatgttgaaaatagtTGTATGTGTAAATAAATTTGCAGAGCTTGTTTTTTCATgcataaatacaaattaatgcACTACCAATTCATTAGAAGGaatgtaaaaatctgaaactgcAGCTGCAAGATACAAAATAGTTTGGTTTTTAAATGAAGCTAGTATTTGACAAGCAAGTCGAAGAAGCCAAAGGTATTCAGAAAGAGTAGTAAAAGAGACTTGTAATAATTTGTCTTGATTCAGAGCTTCTTTATATTTGTTCAGTATAGTTGCCAATTTATCTGTGTATTGTGGCATTactgaaaataaatatgaattttgtAGTTAAATTATGATTTAACATAACATAAATGATTATTTGATTCTATATACCTGTAATTATGGATTTTCCATCTTCTTTCTGATTAATCTCTAACATATCTAAAAATCTTTGTCCTGTAAAGTGCCTTGAAAATGGTTCCAAGGATTTAACTCTGTTAATGGACaatgaataatatataaatattaatttaatacaaaataaatttttttaaacatacaTGTTAAATGTTTGTAATACATTAATTACCTGTACATAAATATCACAGCATATCCATGTTCTAAAAAATATTCTGCAGATAGAGATCCTCTAGTTCCTGCACTAAAATTATCAACAAACCTTACTGTATTACGTTCTAAAGGAATTGTTGTGCCACCactctataaaa
This Megachile rotundata isolate GNS110a chromosome 7, iyMegRotu1, whole genome shotgun sequence DNA region includes the following protein-coding sequences:
- the Ppcs gene encoding phosphopantothenoylcysteine synthetase, yielding MNLTWEEFYAKHPPPQDFAQTKIILKEFADRQLKKNNKVVLVTSGGTTIPLERNTVRFVDNFSAGTRGSLSAEYFLEHGYAVIFMYRVKSLEPFSRHFTGQRFLDMLEINQKEDGKSIITVMPQYTDKLATILNKYKEALNQDKLLQVSFTTLSEYLWLLRLACQILASFKNQTILYLAAAVSDFYIPSNELAVHKISSEEPQTIALQLVPKVLAPLVSLWVPRAYVVSFKLETDENLLIAKARNALNRYKHNLVIANMLQTRKQQVTIVSQENIQVIFLTNEQLSKGEEIERFIVANIVARHQNFIKSSEERS